In Clostridium swellfunianum, a genomic segment contains:
- a CDS encoding response regulator transcription factor: MNKLLLVEDDKSLALGIEFALKDEGYEVATAESIEQGKRQFEDSKFDLIILDINLPDGSGYDLCKYVRSKSNVPVIFLTALDDEVNVVLGLEIGGDDYITKPFRVRELLSRIKALLRRSLVSSAPESKLESGYIEVDTGAALVKKKGESITLTAQEYKLLLAFMRKPHVLIKREEILKEITEGDQVFFDENTLSVYIKRLREKLEDNPREPEYIVTQRGLGYKWNKDVN; encoded by the coding sequence ATGAATAAATTATTGTTAGTTGAAGATGACAAGTCGTTAGCTCTTGGAATAGAGTTCGCTCTAAAGGATGAAGGCTATGAAGTGGCTACAGCAGAAAGTATTGAGCAGGGAAAAAGACAGTTTGAGGATAGTAAGTTTGACCTTATTATATTAGATATAAATTTACCTGATGGCAGCGGATATGATTTGTGTAAATATGTTAGGTCTAAAAGCAATGTGCCCGTAATATTTCTAACAGCACTTGATGATGAGGTTAATGTGGTTTTAGGGCTTGAAATTGGCGGGGATGATTATATAACTAAGCCTTTTAGAGTGAGGGAGCTTTTGTCGCGAATAAAAGCTCTGCTTAGAAGAAGCTTGGTGAGTTCAGCACCAGAATCAAAGCTTGAAAGCGGTTATATAGAGGTAGATACTGGGGCAGCTTTAGTTAAGAAAAAGGGTGAAAGCATTACTCTTACAGCTCAGGAATATAAGCTTTTGCTGGCATTTATGCGAAAGCCTCATGTACTAATTAAGAGAGAAGAAATACTAAAAGAGATTACAGAGGGTGATCAGGTTTTCTTCGATGAAAATACTCTTTCTGTTTATATTAAAAGGCTAAGGGAGAAGCTTGAAGACAATCCTAGAGAGCCAGAGTATATAGTTACTCAAAGAGGACTAGGCTATAAGTGGAACAAGGATGTGAATTAG
- a CDS encoding FecCD family ABC transporter permease: MFKVTYKKISLESSRAKAIILFILILVLIVCFLGSLLLGYIKTNFTDLMNTYKAYENITEHIIIKTSRMPRALTALFVGASLSVSGVLMQTLTKNPMASPGLLGVNSGAAFFMVLGYSIFPSLTQGYLMGLSFVGAALAVVLVYALAGGLKGSIQTFDLTLSGSAVAAFFLSFTQVVLFKDQKTMEEIMFWMTGSVEGRSMNVLLYIVPYLILAWILAFLMAGKLNIFSLGEEIAKGLGVNTELLKIQMILLTVILAGASVAVAGPISLVGLIIPHLTRALVGSEFKWAIPYSLVLGSIFLLLADIGSRFIAYPKDIPVGALTAIIGTPFFIYIARKAENK, from the coding sequence TTGTTTAAAGTTACATACAAGAAAATCTCATTAGAAAGCAGCAGAGCAAAAGCAATAATTCTTTTTATACTTATATTAGTTCTTATTGTTTGTTTTTTGGGAAGCTTGTTGCTAGGCTATATAAAGACTAACTTTACTGATTTGATGAATACATACAAGGCTTATGAAAATATTACGGAACACATTATTATTAAAACTTCTAGAATGCCAAGAGCTCTTACCGCTCTTTTTGTTGGGGCAAGCTTAAGCGTATCAGGAGTTTTGATGCAGACCCTTACTAAAAACCCCATGGCATCTCCAGGGCTGCTTGGAGTTAATTCTGGAGCAGCGTTCTTTATGGTACTTGGCTACAGCATATTTCCAAGCCTTACCCAAGGGTACCTAATGGGGCTTTCCTTTGTAGGAGCAGCTTTAGCTGTAGTATTGGTTTATGCTTTAGCAGGAGGACTTAAGGGCTCAATTCAAACCTTTGACTTAACTCTTTCTGGTTCAGCAGTAGCAGCCTTCTTTTTATCCTTCACTCAAGTAGTTTTATTTAAGGACCAAAAAACTATGGAAGAGATTATGTTTTGGATGACAGGCTCTGTAGAAGGAAGAAGCATGAATGTACTTCTTTATATTGTTCCTTATTTAATCCTTGCATGGATACTTGCCTTTTTAATGGCGGGTAAGCTTAACATATTTTCTTTGGGTGAGGAGATTGCAAAGGGTCTTGGAGTGAATACAGAGCTTTTAAAAATACAAATGATTTTACTTACAGTAATTTTAGCAGGTGCTTCTGTAGCTGTTGCAGGACCAATATCCCTTGTAGGACTTATAATTCCTCACTTAACTCGTGCCTTGGTAGGCTCTGAATTTAAGTGGGCAATACCTTACAGTTTGGTGCTTGGCTCAATATTTCTACTGCTTGCCGACATTGGCTCAAGGTTCATAGCTTATCCAAAGGATATACCTGTAGGAGCACTTACAGCTATTATAGGAACTCCGTTTTTTATCTATATAGCTAGAAAGGCGGAAAATAAATAA
- a CDS encoding ABC transporter permease, producing MIQSYKQLTGRYLKSNKKRSILTIIGIVLSVALISSIGLFFKGIQIAQIQEYKDRYGSFHLVFRNVNDNLYAKITGNPKVSKYGLYSLGQEVKVDDKLTIGEVLATDKALEFLPYKAKEGRLPENETEAAVEQWSLRYIDKDAKLGSKIKLNNKEYTLVGILENTIENQIENKAVILTKSKEINKDKSMLLVEISSKTNLNKALKELKSLAPKEDVQENIYLTSVLGAGEGGDALMGLFVTVGIIVAIVVICTIAVIYNSFQISVVERIKQFGLLRAVGTTPKQIRKIVFREATLLAVIGIPIGLLFGVIAIYTIGFTFKIIGGESVLPMKASMDLGVLAISAGVGIAAIYISALMPAFFAGKISPLVAISSRNAITKEKIKKGKNMLAQKVFGFEGAMAAKNIKRSRKRYRITVFSIVISVLLFIVFKSFMDMAFTVTSGINESKDMHFSVIRDGQATEKNLAIEDKIIKDLRGLKTVKEVYEIYETYYFGGAIDKGSEVKEVQNIKDVYGKTTVEGNEKTLINASIVTYDALALETAKKYVQSGSINLEKMNKEDGVILINKNRIRNMDTKKDYFGPVANLKVGDEVYLQYNPPLEGDAKPVEFGKGKLKKAKIMAILEEEPFNFRGGERGIKLIGTEEVAKSLTGNEKVEPINLNISIKDLKQEDMAKTEIEAVLKQNPSLSLINNIDSNRREKTTVLMVKILMYGFVIVVSLIGSVNIINTITTNIILRKREFSALKSIGMTQKGLRKMIVLEGILYGIVGTVYGSILGCGLSYVLFRSMNDVRELGWPIPWDAMAIAGAAALIIGYLSVLTPLSRIKKENLIEAIREE from the coding sequence ATGATACAAAGCTATAAACAACTTACTGGCAGATATCTCAAGTCAAATAAAAAGAGAAGTATACTTACGATTATTGGTATAGTGCTTTCTGTTGCGCTTATATCTTCTATAGGTTTATTTTTTAAAGGTATTCAGATAGCACAAATACAAGAATATAAAGATAGATATGGTTCTTTTCATTTAGTGTTTAGAAATGTTAATGATAATCTTTATGCAAAGATAACGGGCAATCCTAAGGTATCTAAATATGGTCTTTACAGTTTAGGACAGGAAGTAAAAGTAGACGATAAGCTGACTATAGGAGAGGTTTTAGCTACAGATAAAGCTTTAGAATTTCTTCCTTATAAAGCGAAGGAGGGCAGGCTTCCTGAAAATGAAACTGAGGCAGCAGTAGAACAGTGGTCTTTAAGATATATAGACAAGGATGCGAAATTAGGAAGCAAGATTAAGCTTAATAATAAAGAATATACTCTTGTTGGTATACTGGAAAACACCATAGAAAATCAGATTGAAAATAAGGCTGTTATTTTGACCAAGAGCAAGGAAATCAATAAAGATAAGTCAATGCTTTTAGTGGAAATAAGCTCTAAAACCAATTTGAATAAGGCGCTAAAGGAACTAAAGAGCCTTGCTCCTAAGGAGGATGTACAAGAAAACATCTATCTGACTTCAGTTTTGGGTGCAGGAGAAGGCGGAGATGCCTTAATGGGCTTATTTGTAACAGTGGGTATAATAGTTGCAATAGTAGTTATTTGCACAATTGCAGTAATATACAACTCCTTCCAGATAAGCGTTGTTGAAAGAATTAAACAGTTTGGACTTTTAAGAGCTGTGGGAACAACTCCAAAGCAAATTAGAAAAATTGTATTTAGAGAAGCTACACTTTTAGCTGTCATAGGTATTCCAATAGGACTTTTATTTGGTGTAATTGCTATATATACAATAGGGTTTACCTTTAAGATAATTGGTGGGGAATCAGTATTGCCAATGAAGGCTTCAATGGATCTTGGGGTGCTGGCTATTAGTGCTGGTGTAGGGATTGCGGCAATATATATTTCTGCTTTAATGCCAGCCTTCTTTGCTGGAAAAATCTCTCCGCTTGTAGCTATAAGCAGTAGAAATGCTATAACTAAAGAAAAGATAAAAAAGGGAAAAAATATGCTTGCTCAAAAAGTATTTGGCTTTGAAGGAGCAATGGCTGCTAAGAATATAAAAAGAAGCAGAAAGAGATATAGAATAACAGTTTTTTCAATTGTTATAAGCGTGCTTTTATTTATTGTGTTTAAATCCTTTATGGACATGGCTTTCACAGTGACTAGTGGAATAAATGAATCAAAGGATATGCATTTTTCTGTAATAAGGGATGGTCAAGCTACAGAGAAAAACCTAGCTATTGAGGATAAGATAATAAAGGATTTAAGAGGATTAAAAACAGTAAAAGAGGTTTATGAAATATATGAGACCTATTATTTTGGTGGGGCTATAGATAAAGGCAGCGAAGTAAAAGAAGTTCAAAATATTAAAGATGTTTATGGAAAGACTACTGTGGAAGGCAATGAGAAAACCTTAATAAATGCATCAATAGTAACTTATGACGCTTTAGCGCTAGAAACTGCAAAGAAGTATGTTCAGTCTGGAAGCATCAATCTTGAAAAGATGAATAAAGAAGACGGAGTAATTCTTATAAATAAAAATAGAATCAGAAATATGGATACTAAGAAGGACTATTTTGGACCAGTAGCAAACCTAAAGGTTGGGGATGAAGTATATCTTCAATATAATCCACCTTTGGAAGGGGATGCGAAGCCTGTTGAGTTTGGTAAAGGAAAGCTTAAAAAAGCCAAGATTATGGCTATATTAGAGGAAGAGCCTTTCAACTTTAGAGGAGGGGAAAGGGGTATAAAGCTTATAGGTACTGAAGAAGTTGCTAAAAGCTTGACTGGAAATGAGAAGGTAGAACCTATTAATTTAAATATATCTATAAAAGATTTAAAGCAGGAGGATATGGCAAAGACAGAAATAGAAGCAGTGTTAAAGCAAAATCCATCCTTAAGCCTTATAAACAATATTGACTCTAATAGAAGAGAGAAAACAACAGTACTTATGGTGAAAATATTGATGTATGGCTTTGTAATTGTAGTCTCCTTAATAGGAAGTGTAAATATTATAAACACCATTACCACCAACATCATTCTAAGAAAAAGAGAATTTTCAGCACTAAAATCCATAGGTATGACACAAAAAGGCTTAAGAAAAATGATAGTTTTAGAAGGTATTCTGTATGGAATTGTGGGTACTGTGTATGGTTCTATCCTCGGCTGTGGATTATCTTACGTTTTGTTTAGAAGTATGAATGACGTTAGAGAGCTTGGGTGGCCAATACCTTGGGATGCCATGGCTATAGCAGGAGCAGCAGCCCTTATAATTGGATATCTTTCAGTTTTAACTCCACTTTCAAGAATTAAAAAGGAAAATCTGATTGAGGCTATTAGAGAGGAATAA
- a CDS encoding ABC transporter substrate-binding protein: MKAKKILHTVATLALAVTFTACNAQKKEEAAPKVTNTETRTIEHAMGKTDIKGTPKKIVILTNEGTEALLALDVKPVGAAKSWTGNPWYKHIEKEMEGVKNVGDESQINIEAVAALNPDLIIGNKMRHEKIYDQLSKIAPTVYSNTLRGEWKPNFEFYAKVLNKEAEGKEILKKFDDRAASIAKLAGDKLKTEISIVRFMPGKTRIYLGDTFSGTILKQIGFARPENQRSSEFTIEIGKERLKEADGQVMFYFTYETGNGEGSAREKEWLEDPMFKNLSAVKSGKAYRVDDAIWNTAGGVKAANLMLDDIEKLLKDNKL, translated from the coding sequence ATGAAAGCAAAAAAAATTCTACATACCGTAGCAACTTTAGCATTAGCAGTCACCTTCACAGCTTGTAATGCACAGAAAAAGGAAGAAGCTGCTCCTAAGGTGACAAATACAGAAACAAGAACTATTGAACACGCAATGGGAAAAACAGATATTAAAGGAACTCCTAAGAAAATAGTAATACTTACAAATGAAGGCACAGAAGCCCTTCTTGCTCTTGATGTCAAACCAGTGGGAGCAGCAAAATCCTGGACAGGAAACCCTTGGTATAAGCATATTGAAAAAGAAATGGAAGGCGTTAAGAATGTAGGTGATGAAAGTCAAATTAACATAGAAGCTGTTGCAGCTTTAAACCCAGATTTAATAATTGGAAACAAGATGAGACACGAAAAAATATACGATCAGCTTTCAAAAATTGCACCAACAGTTTACTCAAATACTCTAAGAGGCGAATGGAAGCCAAACTTCGAGTTTTACGCAAAAGTTTTAAACAAGGAAGCTGAAGGAAAGGAAATCCTTAAGAAGTTTGATGACAGAGCTGCCAGCATTGCTAAGCTAGCAGGAGATAAGCTTAAGACAGAAATCTCTATAGTTCGCTTCATGCCAGGAAAAACAAGAATTTATCTTGGCGATACCTTCTCTGGAACAATTCTTAAGCAAATAGGCTTTGCAAGACCTGAAAATCAAAGAAGCAGCGAATTTACTATTGAAATCGGCAAAGAAAGACTTAAGGAAGCAGACGGTCAGGTTATGTTCTACTTCACCTATGAAACCGGAAATGGCGAAGGCTCTGCAAGAGAAAAGGAATGGCTAGAAGACCCAATGTTTAAAAACCTTAGCGCAGTTAAATCTGGCAAGGCTTACAGGGTTGACGACGCTATTTGGAACACAGCTGGAGGAGTTAAGGCTGCTAATTTAATGCTTGATGATATCGAAAAACTTTTAAAGGATAACAAGCTTTAA
- a CDS encoding ABC transporter ATP-binding protein has product MEILRVENLNKTYGKGDNKVEALKGVNLSVNKGEFVAIVGASGSGKSTLLHLLGGLDRPTSGKVVIDGESIYDYKEEKLAIFRRRKIGFIFQFFNLIPVLDLEENIALPALLDNEKVDKKYLNEIIEILGLTERKGHLPSELSGGQQQRVSIGRALLNKPSIILADEPTGNLDSKNSKEVIELLKFTARKYNQTLILITHDVNIASMADRVITIEDGEIVSDKYLKIAN; this is encoded by the coding sequence ATGGAAATATTAAGAGTTGAAAACTTAAATAAAACTTATGGCAAGGGAGATAACAAGGTAGAAGCCCTTAAGGGTGTGAATTTATCTGTTAATAAAGGCGAGTTTGTTGCAATAGTAGGGGCTTCCGGCTCAGGTAAAAGTACTCTTTTACATTTACTAGGCGGGCTTGATAGACCTACATCAGGAAAAGTTGTTATCGATGGAGAAAGTATTTACGATTATAAAGAAGAAAAGCTGGCTATCTTTAGAAGAAGAAAAATAGGCTTTATATTTCAGTTCTTTAACCTGATTCCTGTTTTAGATCTTGAAGAAAATATAGCGCTTCCAGCATTATTAGACAACGAAAAGGTAGATAAAAAGTATTTAAATGAGATTATTGAGATATTAGGACTTACAGAAAGAAAAGGACATTTACCTTCTGAGCTTTCCGGTGGTCAACAGCAAAGAGTATCTATTGGAAGAGCTCTTTTAAATAAGCCTTCAATAATACTAGCAGATGAACCTACAGGCAATCTTGATAGCAAAAATTCTAAAGAAGTTATTGAACTTTTAAAGTTTACAGCAAGAAAGTACAATCAAACCTTAATTCTTATAACACACGATGTAAACATAGCTTCCATGGCAGATAGAGTTATTACTATTGAAGATGGAGAAATAGTTTCTGATAAATACTTAAAAATTGCTAACTAA
- a CDS encoding ABC transporter ATP-binding protein, producing the protein MSTLSANNLTLGYGDYIVLKDINLKIPKNKITILVGSNGCGKSTLLKTMARLLKPMSGKVMLDDLSVFEKSSKDIAKELAILTQTPSAPDDLTVFNLVKQGRYPYQKWFSQWSKEDEKVVDYALEKTGLTDIKHKKISDLSGGQRQRVWIAMTLAQQTDIILLDEPTNHLDIKYKIEVLDLLKDLNKYEQRTIVIVLHDINLAARYADNIIAIKDGRVYAEGAPSEVVTEKLIKDVFDINSVIIECPLFKTPMCITYQNLEMVKTDK; encoded by the coding sequence GTGAGTACTTTATCAGCAAACAATTTAACTTTAGGCTACGGGGATTATATAGTACTTAAAGATATAAATTTGAAAATACCTAAGAATAAAATAACAATATTAGTTGGAAGCAATGGCTGCGGCAAATCAACCCTGCTAAAGACTATGGCAAGGCTTTTAAAGCCTATGTCAGGGAAGGTTATGCTTGATGATTTAAGCGTTTTTGAAAAATCCTCGAAGGATATTGCAAAGGAGCTTGCCATACTTACTCAAACTCCTTCTGCTCCAGATGATTTAACGGTGTTTAATTTAGTAAAACAGGGGAGGTACCCTTATCAAAAATGGTTTAGCCAGTGGAGCAAGGAGGATGAAAAGGTAGTTGATTATGCTCTTGAGAAAACCGGACTTACTGATATAAAGCACAAAAAAATATCAGATTTATCCGGGGGGCAAAGACAGAGAGTGTGGATAGCAATGACACTTGCTCAGCAGACGGATATAATCTTACTTGATGAGCCTACAAACCACCTTGATATAAAATATAAAATCGAGGTTTTAGATTTGCTTAAGGACTTAAACAAATACGAGCAGAGAACTATAGTTATCGTTCTGCATGATATAAACTTGGCTGCCAGATATGCAGACAATATTATTGCAATTAAAGATGGCAGGGTTTATGCGGAAGGAGCTCCTAGCGAAGTTGTGACAGAGAAACTTATAAAAGATGTGTTTGATATAAACTCTGTGATAATTGAATGTCCTCTGTTTAAGACTCCTATGTGTATTACTTATCAAAATTTAGAGATGGTTAAGACTGATAAATAG
- a CDS encoding HAMP domain-containing sensor histidine kinase: protein MKRYFTNPELKISSGILFGLLSIFLVIQVSVLKLHNDSLKEDYIKSLGAVATRIIEKHPELEKEIMPLISKEISEEEALKGKTVLSQYGLSKDLESELFPYVNKTAARNTQTVMVIYFAMAAALFMFNYSQLGYFYERIRKLTLGARRVIDGEYDISINENKEGDVSKLAVSFNSMKEVIRNNLSQLRNEKQFLVDLLSDISHQLKTPLSSMILYNDIMLSKELSREQNETFLLNNQNQLNRMQWLIQSMLKLAKLDAKAIELHKENQSLNETLKESVEALESKALENNIEISIEEKADIAFQHDRLWLEEAFINIIKNGVEHTSSGGKVHIEIIENPIYRRLIIEDSGEGINEEDLPHIFKRFYKAKTSRKTDSVGIGLALAKAIIEAHNGVIEVQSKIGVGTRFIVTFLKY, encoded by the coding sequence ATGAAGAGATACTTTACAAATCCTGAGCTTAAAATCAGCTCAGGTATTCTTTTTGGGTTATTGAGTATTTTTTTAGTAATACAGGTTTCGGTTTTAAAGCTTCATAATGACAGCTTGAAAGAAGACTATATTAAAAGCTTAGGTGCTGTTGCCACTAGAATTATTGAAAAGCATCCGGAGTTAGAAAAGGAGATTATGCCTCTTATCTCTAAGGAAATATCAGAGGAGGAAGCATTAAAAGGAAAGACAGTGTTAAGCCAATATGGCTTAAGCAAAGACCTTGAAAGCGAGCTTTTTCCTTACGTAAATAAAACGGCTGCAAGAAATACTCAAACTGTTATGGTTATTTACTTTGCAATGGCTGCAGCATTATTTATGTTTAACTACTCTCAGCTTGGCTACTTCTATGAAAGGATAAGAAAGCTAACCCTAGGGGCAAGGCGTGTAATTGATGGAGAATATGATATAAGCATAAATGAAAATAAAGAAGGGGATGTTTCAAAGCTTGCTGTTTCCTTTAATTCCATGAAGGAGGTTATAAGAAATAATTTAAGCCAGCTTAGAAATGAAAAACAGTTTTTAGTTGACCTTTTATCTGATATATCTCATCAGCTTAAGACCCCGCTATCGTCAATGATTTTGTATAACGATATAATGCTGAGCAAAGAACTATCTAGGGAACAAAATGAAACCTTTTTGCTTAACAACCAAAATCAGCTTAACAGAATGCAATGGCTTATACAGAGCATGTTAAAGCTTGCAAAGCTTGACGCTAAAGCTATAGAGCTTCATAAAGAAAACCAATCCCTTAACGAAACTCTTAAAGAGTCTGTAGAAGCATTAGAGAGTAAGGCGCTGGAAAACAACATAGAAATAAGTATTGAAGAGAAGGCTGACATAGCTTTTCAGCATGACAGGTTATGGCTAGAAGAGGCTTTTATAAATATCATAAAAAATGGTGTAGAGCACACATCTTCAGGCGGGAAGGTTCATATAGAAATAATAGAAAACCCAATTTATAGAAGACTGATAATTGAAGATAGTGGAGAAGGTATAAACGAGGAGGATTTACCTCATATTTTTAAAAGATTTTATAAAGCAAAGACTTCAAGGAAGACGGATTCAGTTGGTATCGGGCTAGCTTTGGCAAAAGCTATAATTGAAGCACATAATGGAGTGATAGAGGTTCAAAGCAAAATAGGAGTGGGAACACGGTTTATAGTAACATTTTTGAAGTATTAG
- a CDS encoding FecCD family ABC transporter permease → MKKFLIFRRGKFSIIYEKKSLMILVITILITILSIILSLSVGQKFISFDRVAKAVLGIGSGGDKLIINTLRLPRTLAAFFVGTSLGLSGAVLQGVVKNPLAAPNIIGITDSGSVGALIFLTIFTDPKNNSLTTSIFYMPVFAFAGALIAVVLVYMLAYKKGVTPFRLILIGIAISGAAKALTSVLIINGPVVFIKEAQLWITGTVYGTNWTHVKLIASWFTVLFILIMIFIRELNLQNLEDGIATGLGGAVERNRFILMVLSAAMAAGAVAVGGGIGFVGLIAPHISRKLTNSSFENIVPISTLIGGIIVVLSDTAARTLFFPLDLPVGIFTAGIGAPFFIYLLLKSQRKGVRV, encoded by the coding sequence ATGAAGAAGTTTTTGATTTTTAGAAGAGGAAAGTTTTCTATCATATACGAGAAAAAAAGCTTGATGATTTTGGTTATAACTATACTGATAACCATACTGTCTATTATCTTAAGCTTAAGTGTAGGACAAAAATTTATTTCTTTTGATAGAGTGGCTAAGGCAGTGCTTGGCATAGGAAGTGGTGGAGATAAGCTTATAATAAATACTTTGAGACTTCCAAGAACCTTGGCAGCGTTTTTTGTTGGTACATCGCTTGGATTATCCGGTGCAGTGCTTCAAGGAGTTGTAAAAAATCCTTTAGCGGCTCCAAACATTATTGGAATTACCGATAGCGGTTCAGTTGGAGCGTTGATATTTTTAACAATTTTTACTGACCCTAAAAACAACTCTTTAACTACAAGCATATTTTATATGCCTGTGTTTGCTTTTGCAGGAGCGCTCATTGCGGTAGTTTTAGTATATATGCTTGCCTATAAAAAAGGAGTTACACCCTTTAGGCTTATACTTATAGGTATTGCAATCTCGGGGGCGGCTAAGGCATTAACCTCTGTACTTATAATAAACGGTCCTGTGGTTTTTATTAAAGAAGCTCAGCTCTGGATAACCGGCACGGTATATGGAACTAACTGGACTCATGTAAAGCTAATAGCAAGCTGGTTTACAGTTTTATTTATACTAATTATGATTTTTATTAGAGAACTTAATCTTCAAAACCTTGAAGATGGAATAGCTACTGGACTTGGAGGAGCAGTTGAAAGGAACAGATTTATATTAATGGTGCTTAGTGCAGCTATGGCGGCAGGCGCGGTTGCAGTTGGAGGAGGCATAGGCTTCGTTGGACTAATTGCACCTCATATAAGCAGAAAGCTTACAAATTCCTCTTTTGAAAACATCGTACCTATTTCAACTCTAATTGGAGGAATTATTGTAGTTTTATCGGATACAGCCGCTAGGACCTTGTTCTTTCCGCTGGATTTGCCAGTTGGAATATTCACCGCAGGAATCGGGGCACCGTTTTTTATATATTTATTATTGAAAAGTCAGCGAAAGGGTGTGAGGGTATAA
- a CDS encoding LCP family protein — protein MWKIKELSKKKKIIIASISAAVVVASSILGAYFYARQSYSNIVITEPPKVPDEVEIPKEVQEIEEIDYGMEEDIVNILLVGVDTRGEFEDARTDSMIIATVDPINNKVKLASLMRDMYVEIPGRGYRKINAAFELGGIELLKKTIKYNFGLSIDKYAAIDFKGFQDLIDIMDGIEVDIKDYEVNETNKYIEEVNGSSSTLLQGPGLQKLNGQQALSYSRIRKVGNNDYERTERQRRVLSLLLAKLKDTKVTSYPKLYSTISPYIRTNIEFNSMLKLVYTVYKMNNYTPESFRIPVDNHFKDTKVSGMSVLIPELKYNAKELFKFIYNTVPENLTVANNSKVYNVDVIVEPKENGERKSDNNITPTPNPTPSPTPTPTPNPTPTPTPNPEPTPNPTPKPDPTPTPTPNPTPKPDPTTPPAPNPETPPPAPKQ, from the coding sequence ATGTGGAAAATAAAAGAACTTTCTAAAAAGAAAAAAATAATTATTGCTTCCATATCTGCTGCAGTTGTAGTAGCAAGCTCAATATTAGGAGCATATTTTTATGCAAGACAATCCTACAGCAATATCGTAATTACAGAACCTCCAAAGGTACCAGATGAAGTCGAGATTCCTAAAGAAGTGCAAGAGATAGAAGAGATAGACTACGGTATGGAAGAAGACATAGTGAATATACTTTTGGTAGGGGTAGATACAAGGGGAGAATTTGAGGATGCAAGAACAGATTCAATGATTATTGCAACTGTAGATCCTATAAATAATAAAGTAAAGCTTGCTTCTCTTATGAGAGATATGTACGTAGAAATTCCAGGCAGAGGCTATAGAAAAATAAACGCAGCCTTTGAATTAGGTGGTATTGAGCTTTTGAAAAAAACTATAAAATATAACTTCGGACTTTCAATCGATAAGTATGCTGCTATTGATTTTAAGGGTTTTCAGGACTTAATTGATATAATGGATGGAATAGAAGTTGATATAAAGGATTATGAAGTTAATGAAACAAATAAATATATTGAAGAGGTGAATGGCAGTAGTTCAACCTTGCTACAAGGACCTGGCCTTCAGAAGTTAAATGGCCAGCAGGCTTTATCCTATAGCAGAATCAGAAAGGTCGGAAACAATGATTATGAAAGAACCGAAAGACAGAGAAGAGTACTTTCACTGTTGCTTGCAAAACTAAAGGATACAAAGGTTACCAGCTATCCTAAATTGTATTCAACAATATCTCCTTATATAAGAACAAATATAGAGTTTAACTCAATGCTTAAGCTTGTGTATACAGTCTATAAAATGAACAATTATACTCCTGAAAGCTTTAGAATACCTGTTGATAACCATTTTAAAGACACCAAAGTAAGCGGAATGTCTGTATTAATTCCAGAGTTAAAGTATAATGCAAAAGAGTTGTTTAAATTTATTTATAATACTGTTCCGGAAAATCTTACTGTTGCAAACAACAGCAAGGTATATAATGTGGATGTAATTGTTGAGCCAAAGGAAAATGGAGAGAGGAAATCAGATAACAATATAACACCGACACCAAATCCAACTCCATCTCCTACACCAACACCGACGCCTAATCCAACACCAACACCAACCCCAAACCCAGAACCGACACCTAATCCGACGCCAAAGCCAGACCCAACACCAACACCGACACCTAATCCAACACCAAAACCAGACCCAACAACACCACCAGCGCCAAATCCAGAGACACCACCACCAGCGCCAAAACAGTAA